In Qingrenia yutianensis, the following proteins share a genomic window:
- a CDS encoding VirB4-like conjugal transfer ATPase, CD1110 family — protein MIKTLTNLLKQDKEKFVVPKGVQDCIPITAIYDDGIFRVGKDKYSKSFKFTDINFAVASREDKEAMFLEYSELLNSLDSGATTKLTINNRRLNRLDFEKTILIPETGDELDVYREEYNKMLLDKATGANAIVQDKYVTISINKKSVEDARTYFARVGADLIAHFARLGSKCVELETDERLRIVHDFFRVGEETAYHFNIKETRKKGHDFKDYVCPDTMEFEKDYFKMGNRYGRVLFLREYASYIKDSMVAELTDLNRNLMMSIDIVPVPTDEAVREAESRLLGVETNITNWQRKQNQNNNFSATVPYDMEQQKKEMKEFLDDLTTRDQRMMFAVLTMVHTADSKEQLDNDTEALLTTARKHLCQFAVLKYQQMDGLNTAMPFGTRKIDAFRTLTTESLAVFIPFRVQDIYHENGIYYGQNVISKNMIIADRRQLLNGNSFILGVSGGGKSFAAKGEIENIILSSNADVIIIDPEREYSQLVKALGGEIINISATSPSHINAMDMNKEYGDGANPVILKSEFIMSLCEQLIGGTNLGAKQKSIIDRCTASVYRDYQQRGYTGTVPTLQDFRAELLKQDEPEAKEIALAIELFTHGSLNTFAKPTNVDTDNRLICYDILDLGKQLMPIGMLVVLDSILNRITQNRAKGKQTFIFIDEIYLLFQHEYSANFLFTLWKRVRKYGAYATGITQNVDDLLQSHTARTMLANSEFLIMLNQASTDRIELAKLLNISDLQLSYITNVDAGHGLIKVGSSLVPFANKFPKNTKLYKLMTTKPGEGV, from the coding sequence ATGATTAAAACCCTTACAAACCTGTTAAAGCAGGACAAAGAAAAGTTTGTAGTACCAAAGGGCGTACAGGATTGTATTCCCATTACCGCAATCTATGATGACGGTATTTTCCGTGTGGGCAAGGACAAGTATTCCAAGAGTTTCAAGTTCACGGATATTAACTTTGCCGTAGCAAGCCGTGAGGACAAGGAAGCAATGTTCCTTGAATACTCCGAGCTTCTCAACTCTCTTGACAGCGGAGCTACTACAAAGCTGACTATCAACAACAGACGGCTTAACCGTTTGGACTTTGAGAAAACCATTCTTATCCCCGAAACCGGCGATGAGCTTGATGTTTACCGAGAGGAATATAACAAAATGCTTCTCGACAAGGCGACCGGGGCAAATGCCATCGTTCAGGATAAGTATGTTACTATCTCTATCAACAAAAAGAGTGTGGAGGACGCAAGAACCTATTTTGCCCGTGTCGGTGCTGACCTGATTGCTCACTTTGCAAGACTCGGAAGCAAATGTGTGGAGCTTGAAACCGATGAAAGGCTGAGAATTGTCCACGATTTCTTCCGTGTCGGGGAGGAAACCGCCTACCACTTCAATATTAAGGAAACGAGAAAAAAGGGACACGATTTCAAGGATTATGTTTGCCCGGATACAATGGAATTTGAAAAGGACTACTTCAAAATGGGAAACCGTTACGGGAGAGTCCTTTTTCTTCGTGAGTACGCTTCCTATATCAAGGACAGTATGGTAGCTGAGCTTACCGACCTGAACCGCAACCTGATGATGTCCATTGACATCGTACCTGTTCCTACCGATGAAGCGGTGCGAGAAGCAGAGAGCAGACTGCTTGGGGTTGAGACGAATATAACCAACTGGCAGAGAAAGCAGAATCAGAACAATAACTTTTCCGCTACCGTTCCGTATGATATGGAACAGCAGAAAAAGGAAATGAAGGAGTTCCTTGATGACCTTACCACTCGTGATCAGCGAATGATGTTCGCTGTACTCACTATGGTTCATACTGCGGACTCCAAAGAACAGCTTGATAACGACACCGAAGCTCTGCTTACTACGGCAAGAAAGCATTTGTGCCAGTTTGCGGTTCTCAAGTATCAGCAGATGGACGGACTGAATACTGCTATGCCCTTTGGAACACGCAAGATTGACGCATTCAGAACCCTTACCACAGAAAGCCTTGCGGTCTTTATTCCGTTCAGGGTTCAGGACATTTACCACGAAAACGGCATTTACTACGGTCAGAATGTTATCAGCAAAAATATGATTATCGCCGACCGCAGACAGCTACTCAACGGTAATTCCTTTATCCTTGGCGTATCCGGCGGCGGAAAATCCTTTGCGGCAAAGGGAGAAATTGAAAATATCATTCTTTCCTCCAATGCAGATGTTATTATCATCGACCCTGAGCGAGAGTATTCTCAGCTAGTAAAGGCACTCGGCGGTGAAATCATCAATATCTCCGCTACTTCTCCGAGCCATATCAATGCGATGGATATGAACAAGGAATACGGTGACGGTGCAAACCCGGTTATCCTGAAATCCGAGTTCATTATGTCGCTTTGCGAACAGCTTATCGGCGGCACAAACCTCGGTGCAAAACAGAAGTCTATCATCGACCGTTGTACGGCGAGCGTTTACAGAGACTATCAGCAGAGAGGTTATACCGGCACAGTTCCTACTTTGCAGGACTTCCGTGCGGAACTTTTGAAACAGGACGAGCCGGAAGCAAAGGAAATCGCCCTTGCTATCGAGCTGTTTACACACGGTTCTTTGAATACTTTTGCAAAGCCGACCAATGTTGATACGGATAACCGACTTATCTGTTATGACATTCTTGACCTCGGCAAGCAGCTTATGCCTATCGGTATGCTTGTTGTCCTCGACTCTATCCTGAACCGTATTACACAGAACCGTGCTAAGGGTAAGCAGACTTTCATCTTCATTGATGAAATCTACCTCCTGTTCCAGCACGAATACTCCGCAAACTTCCTGTTTACTCTTTGGAAGCGTGTGAGAAAGTACGGTGCTTATGCCACCGGCATTACGCAGAATGTGGACGACCTTTTGCAGAGCCATACGGCAAGAACTATGCTTGCAAACAGCGAGTTTTTGATTATGCTCAATCAGGCGTCAACCGACAGAATTGAGCTTGCCAAGCTGCTTAACATTTCCGACCTCCAGCTTTCATATATCACGAATGTTGACGCAGGACACGGACTGATTAAGGTCGGCAGTTCGCTTGTGCCGTTTGCAAATAAGTTCCCGAAGAATACGAAGCTGTATAAGCTGATGACAACCAAACCGGGCGAGGGTGTATAA